The following coding sequences lie in one Zingiber officinale cultivar Zhangliang chromosome 2B, Zo_v1.1, whole genome shotgun sequence genomic window:
- the LOC122045912 gene encoding chitin elicitor-binding protein-like isoform X2 — protein MTRTMALLLLVVGLAATSTATATFTCNSNATCRSLVGFHPSTLTTYGAIADLFQVDLPSLLGANDHPAGTPSVGAVQSGALVLVPIRCRCLNGTGRSDRTPLYTVQAGDVGLLNITAVWFGNLTTYQDIAAVNGLPNANNIEVGQSLWIPLPCSCDEVGGEETVHLAHMVDPGSSVDAIATEFGTTPETIISLNGNLDPTQLQAYQILDVPLRACSSSISNTSLDYGLRLANHSYVPTAGGCVACSCSAATYRLECSQSGVSSVCPSPATCRPNFFIGNTTSTSGCTANTCAYAGYTNSSAAVSVLTTNATVTRTDCNDGGMSLKGVKWSGVALLVLHILYICFQ, from the exons ATGACGAGGACGATGGCTCTGCTCCTCCTCGTCGTCGGCCTCGCGGCGACCTCCACTGCCACCGCCACCTTCACCTGCAACTCCAACGCCACGTGCCGCTCCCTCGTTGGCTTCCATCCCTCGACCCTCACCACCTACGGCGCCATCGCCGACCTCTTCCAGGTCGACCTCCCTTCCCTCCTCGGCGCCAACGACCACCCTGCCGGCACCCCCTCCGTCGGCGCCGTCCAGTCCGGAGCGCTAGTTCTCGTCCCGATCCGCTGTCGTTGCCTCAACGGGACGGGAAGGTCGGACCGGACTCCGTTGTACACGGTCCAGGCCGGCGACGTGGGGCTGCTAAACATCACGGCGGTGTGGTTTGGGAACCTGACGACGTACCAGGATATCGCGGCGGTGAACGGGCTGCCGAACGCGAACAACATCGAGGTGGGGCAGAGCCTGTGGATCCCGCTGCCGTGCAGCTGCGACGAGGTGGGCGGGGAGGAGACGGTGCACCTGGCGCACATGGTGGATCCCGGGAGCTCGGTGGACGCGATCGCGACCGAGTTCGGGACGACGCCGGAGACGATCATTTCCCTCAACGGCAACCTCGACCCGACGCAGCTGCAGGCCTATCAGATCCTCGACGTGCCCCTCCGCG CTTGCTCTTCTTCCATCTCCAACACCTCCCTCGACTACGGCCTCCGCCTCGCCAACCACAGCTACGTCCCCACCGCTGGCGGCTGCGTCGCCTGCTCCTGCAGCGCCGCCACCTACCG ATTGGAGTGCTCTCAATCCGGAGTAAGCTCCGTGTGCCCGTCGCCGGCCACATGCCGACCCAACTTTTTCATCGGCAACACCACCTCGACCTCCGGCTGCACCGCCAACACTTGCGCCTACGCCGGATACACCAACAGCTCCGCCGCCGTTAGCGTCTTGACCACCAACGCCACCGTCACCAGAACAGATTGCAACG ATGGAGGAATGAGCTTGAAAGGAGTCAAGTGGAGTGGTGTTGCTCTTCTTGTGCTACATATCCTCTATATTTGTTTCCAATGA
- the LOC122045912 gene encoding thiol-disulfide oxidoreductase LTO1-like isoform X1, with translation MASTSAALVVFRLPLRRPAGRFLTRLQRSGMPGQVRFRAELSPQEEPEPPPKPSDLGVPTSTLRAGLGALGFLETAYLTYVKFTGAEAFCPVGGGSCGGVLNSDYSFIFGLPLPLLGMLAYGSVALLSLQQSGKNLISGLGENDIRFILLVTTTSMATASAYFLYILSTKFAGTTCSYCLLSALLSFSLFFITLKDIGFEEVRNGIGLQLAIAGVVVVALTNTYSMADTQQPALSDITLEPYETEITNQSTPLALSLAKHLRSIGAKMYGAFWCSHCNEQKQMFGSEATKVLDYVECFPNGAGKGRTMASECSSVGIQGFPTWVIKGEILSGEQDLQTLAEASEFVADEFSPS, from the exons ATGGCGAGTACATCCGCCGCCCTCGTCGTCTTCCGCCTGCCGCTCCGCCGCCCCGCCGGCCGCTTCTTGACGCGCCTCCAG AGATCGGGAATGCCGGGGCAGGTTAGGTTCCGGGCGGAGCTTTCCCCTCAGGAGGAACCTGAGCCTCCGCCGAAGCCTTCTGATTTGGGCGTTCCGACGAGCACTTTGAGAGCTGGACTTGGGGCCTTAGGGTTTCTGGAGACCGCGTATCTCACCTACGTGAAGTTCACTGGCGCCGAGGCCTTCTGTCCTGTCGGAGGCGGAAGCTGCGGAGGTGTTCTCAACAGTGATTACTCCTTCATTTTCG GTTTGCCTCTTCCCTTGCTTGGCATGTTGGCATATGGATCAGTTGCATTGCTTTCCTTGCAACAGTCtggaaagaatttaatttctggACTAGGTGAAAATGATATTCGCTTCATTTTACTTGTGACCACCACTTCAATGGCAACAGCGAGTGCCTATTTTCTTTATATTCTAAGCACAAAGTTTGCTGGAACAACCTGTTCTTATTGTCTACTCTCAGCCCTTCTATCTTTCAGCTTATTTTTCATCACTTTAAAG GACATTGGCTTTGAAGAGGTCAGAAATGGGATTGGTCTACAGTTGGCCATTGCTGGTGTCGTGGTTGTGGCTTTAACAAATACATACAGTATGGCTGATACTCAACAACCTGC ATTAAGTGACATTACTTTGGAGCCATATGAAACTGAGATAACTAATCAGTCAACACCTTTGGCTCTGTCTCTCGCAAAACACCTCCGTTCCATAGGGGCAAAGATGTATGGGGCTTTCTGGTGTTCCCACTGTAACGAACAAAAACAG ATGTTCGGAAGTGAAGCTACAAAAGTATTGGACTATGTCGAGTGCTTCCCTAATGGTGCCGGCAAGGGAAGAACCATGGCTTCAGAATGTTCATCCGTCGGAATCCAAGGCTTTCCTACATGGGTTATCAAGGGCGAG ATCCTTAGCGGGGAGCAGGATTTGCAAACCCTCGCAGAGGCATCAGAATTCGTTGCAGATGAGTTTAGTCCATCTTAA